The DNA segment tctttctcttgagAAGTGTTCTCGGGTCTAGGTGATGAGACGGACACGCCGACTGGATCGGACGGGTATGGGAAGGGATTGGCGTCTGGGTAAGCGGTATTGAATTTCCGAGCTAAGGAAGTGAGGGCTGCAGAGGACATGTCGAAGAGGTCCATTGCTTTAGAAAGGTAGATCATGGAATTGGCATCGTATGTCAAGCAGAATCTCTCTCCCTAATCATAATGAAACGTATCAGCATGCATGATACGATACCTTCAGAGCTATCTTATGACGCGATCCTTGATGTGTTTGATGTGTTAGTATGAACAGGGacaagggagagagagacCCACCTGATGGTCGAGATAAGTCTCAATCAGGAAATCAGGACTGAGACGAGGTACGCCCGGGTTCCCATCTGAGTCCAAGGCCGCTTCTTGTTCCGAGAGCATCTGCCGCCCGAATCGCTGTTCCCATTCTGGTCCCGACCGATAAGTGATCGTAGCGATTTCTGCGGGATGGAATCGAAAATGATAAGCGGGTAAAGGTGTGAGCCGACCGCTGAACTAAGCCGAAGCTCGGAGACAAGCCGCGGACTCACGTCGGGCAAGCTTCATACCATTATGCGGGGGAACTCCATCGTAGTAAAACCCTCTATTCCAATTCGGATCCGCCATGAGCACTAATGTAAAAGATTGCGCGAATGCAGGTCGTTAATCAGCGAGCGATTTTACGTGATCTCCCTTGTGTGAAAAGGCGACTTACCGCTCCTCTGAGCGTATCTCATTCCAACACCATTCAGCCCCGACCTGCCACTCGCCGAAATACTAGCCACCCTGCCCACCCTCTCGGGCGCTATATAGGCCATCGAGATAGACTGCATGCCGCCCATACTCGACCCGATACTCGCATAGAGCTTATCGATCTTCAAGTGATCCAGCAGATCCAGCTGGGCACGGGTCATATCGTGGATCGACAACATGGGGAATCTCGTCGCCCAGCGAGTCTCCCCGTCTCCCGGTGGataaggggaagaaggaccGGTGGAACCGAAACATCCTCCGAGGGCGTTCGtgcagatgacgaagaatTTATCGGTGTCGATTGATTTGCCGGGCCCGACGAAATCTTCCCACCACCCAGGCTTGGAGGATGTACTGGACGATACGTCGTTCCCGCCCGAAGCGACGTGCGAGGACGCAGATAAACCGGTATGGAGGAGTATAGCGTTGTCCCGAGCGGAATTGAGGGTCCCCCATGTTTCGTATGCTATCTGAAAAGGGGGCAGGGGTTGGGGGGAGTACAAGAGGGGTAGGGTGTTGGGAGAGTGGAAATGCAGGGTAGCGGGTGGTGGCTGAAGGTGAAATAATATCAACTGAATCAGCGCTGAGCTGTTGACATGTGGAAAGGGTTGTATTGGTCGTTATGCTCATACACGTAGAGGTGGACGTCGATGGATGAGATTTATTTGTGAATTATGCATAAGGATTGGAGGCACTCACAACATAACAagcctcagcttcttctttccctttactCGCCTCTCTACCTTCCAACCTCTCTTCGTCGCGGCggatctcttcatctttcctGCGAATTtcttctatctcttcttctttttgtttACCTTTCCACGATCTGGGCGAGGGCGCAGGTCTAGGGGACGACTGCAGCCCGAACCCACCAGGATTGAAAGCCGGTTTTCGTCTCGACGGTAATTGCGGAGAAGTAGGCGGTACGAAATGCGTACTGgtagatgacgatgaagcgGGAGGGTggtattgatgttgatattggTATGCTGCGAGGTGCGGTTTGGGCGGTTTCCAGCTTGATTTCAAGGTGTTTGGGCTCGGGCTGGGTAATTGGACTGATCGAGGTAACGTTGCTCGAGGGGGCATTGTGGAGATTTATTAGATTGGCTGCTGCTGTCAGAGGCGGGCACTTTGGAACTAGATGAATTAGTAAGAGTAGATGCAGGAATGGGAGACTCTGCTCGACTGTGTCAGATATCCAGATATCAGCTTATACATCGcattcatcccatccatctcTCTCTATATGCATCACATATCATTTCCGAATAAGTGTGATGAACGTCATCAAAAGGCTCAACTTCCAAATAATTATCAAAACAGGCTGATCACGCCATCGCTCAAAATCCGGAGACTCCGCTTCACACCATACAAAATAATCCGAATTCCACACAGTTTAGTCACCGCCGGTATTCACGCATCTCAGCTAGGTCGGCAGACCGAATTTGGACGATTGCTGAGTGTGTGATTCGCATAACTCTGCAACTCTGGACGGAAACATTCATGCATGTAGTCCGTTGCGCACACAAGACACAAACGTATGATGCCAAAGTACAGGGTCATATATACCTCTAGATGTTCCATATCTATGTCATGTATCGCGCGCTCACATATCCTCGTTGGTCCACTCCTCAACAGTTTCATACAACTCCTTGACTAAACGACGCTGAATCTGTTCGGTCGACTCCGCCTACAGGTGCATCAGCTAGAGTATCTATTATGCCCTCCCCGCTAGCTACTCACTTTAGACGGCGGAAGAGCTCTCACGAAGACGTATCGTCTACCCATTAGGATATCACCCATCGCTGCGTCTTGCTCAAACGCGTCTTTCCCGCCTGAAAAGAACCCGCCAGTTTCCGAAACGATGATCGCACCAGCCTAACAAAGTTTACACTATCGTGTCAGCTAGAGACCCGTCTCTTTGCACGAGCTGCTGGAGTAGCTCACGCAGACATCCCAAGGGAAGCAACCGGCATCCCAATACACATCCAGCTGACCAGCTGCGATAGCAGCAACATTACAGCATGTGCTTCCCGTAGCTAAAATGGTTGATGTGTCAGCTGAGACCTTTCGCGACCCAAGGCTGATATTTAGCTGACTTCTAAGGGCATGAGCCATGATACCGCCCTGAACACCTTTTGAGGGATCTCCAGCTAGtcgagcgaaagaagcgGTCTTCTTCGTGAATGTTTGCTGAGTACGATCAGAGCCCCCTGAGTCACTGGAAGGTCAGCTGAGTGGCTTTTAATCAAAGAAAAAATAGTGTCCAAACAGCTCACATTCTGCACCAATCATACATTTAGATAGGTCCGTCAAAGGCTGGGGGATGCCTCCGGTCAATGGAAGAGGAGTAGTCTTGTTCATGAAAGCTCCACCTCCAAGTCGGGCAGAGAACTTCAATGCTATGTCAGCTGCGATCGTTCGAGTGAACCGATATGAAAGCTCACAATCTGAttgaggaagggaagggcGATGAGACCGACCACGGGCGTCGACTTGTGCGCAACGCCTATCGAACAAGCTACAAACGGACTggtcatcagctcagtccgCGGCAATTGATGACTCACTAAGAATGCACGAAACTGCCATCAGCTAAGTCGGCTGGTGGGTGACCTACTTCATCGTGCCCTACAGATCAGCTGGCTCCTGCAGATTATAACGTACATCGATGGGATCCACGATCCAAGTGAATTCATCTGTGAGAGGTGGTCTATCGCCAGCGGCATATGATTCTTCCCCGATGCTGTGTGTTACATTAGCTCACGTTGACACCCAAGCTTGCCGAAAGGTGACATACAATTGATGGGTAGGGTATCTCTCAGCTACGGCCGCTTTGATCATTTCTTCCACAGCTTGATCTGTTTCCGTGACGAGCTGATAGCACAAACATAAGCTTTTGGACCTTCGACGAAACGAGTCATCAGCTAGCTTACATCTACCGAGTTCTTTTTCTCCTCTatgtcttctttcttggtcCATCTTGCCGCTGAGCCCTCGAGGATAAGTTGGGTGGCCTGTACACCACGGTCAGCTCATTGTACAAGGGCATCAAGTTGTGAGCTGACCCTCTCAGCAAGCCCATAGGCGAATTCCAGGATTTGCTGAtactcctcttccatctctgcGACGTATGTTGTTGTTCGGCAGATACGTTTTAATGAAGAGAAGCAAGAATACGGATAGGAGCATGGGTTTCAACTTGGCTTTGCCCGAGGAAATGGTGGACTTCCTCCACTTTCCCTTTGTTGCTTTGACATTTCATTGATGCACGTGGCTATACATGGCCTCACCGGGAAAAGCCGCTTTGTGGCATGAATACTACTGATCCGAGCCTTTTAACTTTGACTTTTCAGATTTCACACTTTTCAGGTCCACCTGCACTGACAGTCCTCAAATAccacttctccatctcacttaccttccttccctcccAAAAACAATCATTCGATTGACCAACTTACCATCCGACCATCCTTCAAAATGATGCGAAGCGCCATCCAAAGCCGAGTGTCTTCCGCCCTCCGTACCACCGAAGCTCGAGCTTCTATCAGACCTTTGGCCGGACCATCCGTCCCTCTCGCTCGAACTCTCGTCACTAAACCTCTGCCCACCCCGCGATTCCGAGCCATCGCTCAATGTCCTAGACGACTGCCTAGCAGGAATTACGCCGCCGAAGCTGGAGGTAAATTCAGTAGGAAGAAGCCGCATTTCAACATCGGTACGATCGGTCATGTTGATCACGGAAAAACCACTTTGACGGCTGCGATCACCAAGTATCTGGCCGAACAAGGTGGTGGTAAATTCATGGATTATTCTCAGATCGATAAAGCCccagaggagaaagctagAGGTATTACGATTTCTACTGCTGTAAGTCTGTCTGAACACTGAACAAATCCTTGCTGCGAATCGCCCTTTGTCTGATCATATTGCGCGCCCACGCACCCACAGCACGTCGAGTATGAAACTCCGAATCGACATTACGCCCACATCGATTGTCCGGGTCACGCCGATTGTGAGTGCTGCCCCCCAATGACTTTGAGATATCAAGTAGAAGCGACACCTGACGGAGCTGTATGTGTAGACATCAAGAATATGATTACTGGTGCTGCTCAATTGGACGGAGCTATCATCGTTGTGTCGGCTACCGATGGTCAGATGCCTCAGACCAGAGAACACTTGTTATTGGCTCGACAAGTGGGTATCAAGCGATTGGTGGTATTCATCAACAAGGTCGACCAAGTCGATGATCCCGAAATGCTAGAATTggtcgagatggagatgagggAATTGTTATCGGAATTCGGAttcgagggagaagaaaccCCGATCGTTATGGGTACTGCTTTGGCTGCTCTGGAAGGCAAAGACCCGGAGAGAGGTgccaacaagatcaaggagttgaTGGAACAGGCCGATTCATGGTTGGAGCTCCCTGCTCGTGAGTACATTTTACCTAGCACGCCTGCAGGTGCGGGTGTCCGGGTGattcaattcgattcgattcgatcgaGTTTTGCCGCTGATGCAAACACTGACAATTGATTCGTGATTAGGTGATCTCGACAAACCTTTCTTGATGTACGTTGAGGAtgtcttctcgatctccGGTCGAGGTACCGTCGTCACTGGTAAAGT comes from the Kwoniella dejecticola CBS 10117 chromosome 11, complete sequence genome and includes:
- a CDS encoding homoserine O-acetyltransferase, producing MPPRATLPRSVQLPSPSPNTLKSSWKPPKPHLAAYQYQHQYHPPASSSSTSTHFVPPTSPQLPSRRKPAFNPGGFGLQSSPRPAPSPRSWKGKQKEEEIEEIRRKDEEIRRDEERLEGREASKGKEEAEACYVPPPATLHFHSPNTLPLLYSPQPLPPFQIAYETWGTLNSARDNAILLHTGLSASSHVASGGNDVSSSTSSKPGWWEDFVGPGKSIDTDKFFVICTNALGGCFGSTGPSSPYPPGDGETRWATRFPMLSIHDMTRAQLDLLDHLKIDKLYASIGSSMGGMQSISMAYIAPERVGRVASISASGRSGLNGVGMRYAQRSVLMADPNWNRGFYYDGVPPHNGMKLARQIATITYRSGPEWEQRFGRQMLSEQEAALDSDGNPGVPRLSPDFLIETYLDHQGERFCLTYDANSMIYLSKAMDLFDMSSAALTSLARKFNTAYPDANPFPYPSDPVGVSVSSPRPENTSQEKDNSNVNEDVSEREKETLKKLKKFIPTSKSPHLSELSQGLKRLKDIPALVLGVQSDVLFPVEQQRELADALKLTGNQNVTYYELGGVWGHDTFLLDVQNVGGAIRGFLH
- a CDS encoding translation elongation factor Tu, which encodes MMRSAIQSRVSSALRTTEARASIRPLAGPSVPLARTLVTKPLPTPRFRAIAQCPRRLPSRNYAAEAGGKFSRKKPHFNIGTIGHVDHGKTTLTAAITKYLAEQGGGKFMDYSQIDKAPEEKARGITISTAHVEYETPNRHYAHIDCPGHADYIKNMITGAAQLDGAIIVVSATDGQMPQTREHLLLARQVGIKRLVVFINKVDQVDDPEMLELVEMEMRELLSEFGFEGEETPIVMGTALAALEGKDPERGANKIKELMEQADSWLELPARDLDKPFLMYVEDVFSISGRGTVVTGKVERGVITKGSEVEIVGMGSPIKTTLTGIEMFHKELERGEAGDNMGALLRGIKREQVRRGQVLVQPGSIKSVKKFKAQLYILTKEEGGRYTPFMANYRPQLFIRTTDVTVSLNFPEGTEGAHEKLVMPGDNVEMIGDLVHDIALEPGSRFTLREGGKTIGTGIVNEIYE